Proteins from one Halopseudomonas pelagia genomic window:
- a CDS encoding D-serine ammonia-lyase, with protein MLAPELADTLRGRMPMLWLNPGSRSLEDPLSPDLVDAAERRLLRAGPLLAKILPGLAGSDGLIESPLMDAQALRDALGGQSRWLFKADNRLPVAGSVKARGGFHEVLEFAEQVALSHGWDGVNFADLAEPRWRACFATYQLVVGSTGNLGISIGLMSRALGFAAQVHMSDDAKQWKKQLLRDQGVDVVEHAGDYAKAVAAGRAIAEADPQAHFVDDERSLSLFCGYAVAGRRVAAQLAEQGIEVNAANPLLIYLPCGVGGAPGGITYGLKQVFGNNVHCFFAEPLESPSVLVQLASGVRDPMSVHDIGLSNRTLADGLAVGQASMLASTCMQDRLAGVFTVPDTSLGYYLELAWEKLGERVEPSAAAAFPGPGWITGSQAGLQWCARHQIDPSRATHILWCTGGSLVPDAEFQQWLGL; from the coding sequence ATGCTTGCACCCGAGTTGGCCGATACTCTGCGCGGCCGCATGCCCATGCTCTGGCTTAATCCTGGTAGTCGCAGCCTGGAAGATCCTTTATCCCCCGATCTGGTTGATGCCGCGGAGCGGCGGTTGCTGCGTGCCGGCCCATTGCTGGCAAAGATATTGCCCGGCTTGGCTGGTAGCGATGGCCTGATCGAATCGCCACTAATGGATGCGCAAGCCTTGCGTGATGCGCTGGGCGGTCAGTCACGCTGGCTGTTCAAGGCGGACAACCGTCTGCCGGTCGCGGGCTCGGTGAAAGCCCGGGGCGGGTTTCATGAGGTGTTGGAGTTTGCGGAGCAAGTCGCCCTGAGCCACGGATGGGATGGAGTCAATTTCGCCGACCTGGCTGAGCCGCGCTGGCGCGCCTGCTTTGCTACCTACCAACTGGTGGTGGGTAGCACCGGTAACCTGGGTATCAGCATCGGGCTGATGTCCCGCGCGTTGGGGTTTGCTGCCCAAGTGCATATGTCAGATGACGCCAAGCAATGGAAAAAACAGCTGCTGCGTGACCAGGGTGTAGATGTCGTGGAGCACGCCGGTGACTACGCCAAGGCGGTCGCTGCCGGTCGGGCCATTGCCGAAGCCGATCCGCAGGCGCATTTTGTCGATGACGAGCGCTCTCTTTCGCTATTTTGCGGTTACGCCGTGGCCGGGCGGCGCGTCGCGGCGCAGTTGGCGGAGCAGGGTATCGAAGTTAACGCCGCCAACCCACTTTTGATCTATCTGCCCTGTGGCGTCGGTGGCGCACCAGGGGGCATCACCTATGGGCTCAAGCAGGTGTTTGGTAACAATGTGCACTGTTTTTTTGCCGAACCACTTGAATCGCCCAGCGTGTTGGTGCAGCTGGCGTCCGGTGTGCGTGATCCGATGTCGGTGCACGATATAGGGCTGAGTAACCGCACGCTGGCTGATGGTTTGGCGGTAGGCCAGGCCTCAATGCTTGCGTCGACCTGCATGCAGGATCGTCTGGCGGGGGTGTTCACCGTGCCGGATACGTCGCTAGGCTATTATCTCGAGTTGGCCTGGGAAAAGCTGGGCGAGCGCGTCGAGCCCTCGGCAGCGGCGGCCTTTCCCGGACCTGGTTGGATCACTGGGTCGCAGGCGGGCCTACAGTGGTGTGCCCGGCATCAGATTGATCCTTCCCGAGCGACCCACATCCTTTGGTGCACGGGCGGCAGTCTGGTGCCTGACGCCGAATTCCAGCAGTGGTTAGGCCTGTAA
- a CDS encoding DUF2897 family protein codes for MSLIGWIFVVLAVLTVAGALYKVYITAYKMPISKEKMKRIKARQAEVEAQEAREKEQD; via the coding sequence ATGTCTTTAATTGGCTGGATATTCGTAGTACTCGCGGTGTTAACCGTCGCGGGTGCACTCTATAAAGTCTACATAACTGCTTACAAAATGCCCATCAGCAAGGAAAAAATGAAGCGAATCAAGGCGCGGCAGGCTGAAGTTGAAGCACAGGAAGCGCGGGAAAAAGAGCAGGATTGA
- a CDS encoding DUF2058 domain-containing protein: protein MVNSLQAQLLKSGLVDEKKLKQAQRAKKKAAKNEPEKSYDSAAAVDKARAEKAERDRALNQQRKDDAARKEREAQAKQLIEQNKLDRAGGETAYQFASKNKIKKIYVTEEQFGKLSRGQLGVVRMSGNFELIPIEIAHKVSERAPQWPVHIAKVEQQAPAEDDPYAAFQVPDDLMW from the coding sequence ATGGTCAATTCACTGCAAGCTCAGTTACTCAAGTCCGGCTTGGTCGACGAGAAGAAGCTCAAACAAGCCCAGCGGGCAAAAAAGAAAGCCGCGAAAAACGAACCGGAAAAGTCTTATGATTCAGCTGCTGCGGTAGATAAAGCCCGTGCAGAGAAGGCCGAGCGCGACCGCGCCCTCAATCAGCAACGCAAGGACGACGCTGCACGCAAGGAACGTGAGGCCCAGGCCAAGCAGTTGATCGAACAGAACAAATTGGACAGGGCCGGCGGTGAGACCGCCTACCAGTTCGCCAGCAAGAACAAGATCAAGAAGATCTATGTCACCGAAGAGCAATTTGGCAAGTTGAGCCGAGGCCAGCTGGGCGTGGTTCGGATGTCAGGCAACTTTGAACTGATACCGATTGAGATCGCGCACAAGGTCAGTGAACGGGCGCCGCAGTGGCCCGTGCATATTGCCAAGGTGGAACAGCAGGCCCCGGCAGAGGATGACCCCTACGCTGCCTTTCAGGTACCGGATGACCTCATGTGGTGA
- a CDS encoding ATP-dependent zinc protease has protein sequence MQSAFKTSFVAALMTASIAFAGALHAEPEEKKKGKQSSEEVQIDNKVVVGWIEKGRILPEHTAVKIKVDSGALTSSMHAVNIEDFKRKGKQWVRYDVPVKDADTGELIEMEFERPVFRRILVRGAGGEDRRPVVKMSICMGDRVYEEQFSLRDRGDMTYPVLIGRRTIEHIGLIDVSRTFMLPLECSKSDEEEERDKQERIKDDEALDSDVDAPEEVEEEHEE, from the coding sequence ATGCAATCAGCTTTTAAAACGTCTTTTGTGGCCGCCCTGATGACGGCCAGTATCGCCTTTGCCGGTGCTCTGCATGCGGAGCCCGAAGAGAAGAAAAAAGGTAAACAGAGCTCGGAAGAAGTGCAGATCGACAACAAGGTCGTCGTCGGCTGGATTGAGAAGGGTCGCATTCTTCCTGAGCACACAGCGGTCAAGATCAAGGTCGACTCGGGCGCGCTCACCTCATCCATGCATGCCGTCAATATTGAAGATTTCAAGCGCAAGGGTAAGCAGTGGGTCCGCTACGACGTCCCGGTGAAGGATGCTGACACTGGCGAATTAATTGAAATGGAGTTCGAGCGCCCGGTCTTCCGGCGCATTCTGGTACGTGGCGCCGGTGGCGAGGATCGTCGTCCCGTGGTCAAGATGTCGATCTGTATGGGTGACCGCGTCTATGAAGAGCAGTTTTCCCTGCGTGATCGCGGCGACATGACCTATCCGGTGTTGATTGGCCGTCGGACTATTGAGCATATCGGCCTGATCGATGTGTCACGCACCTTCATGCTGCCGCTGGAATGCTCCAAATCGGATGAAGAAGAAGAGCGTGACAAGCAGGAGCGCATCAAGGATGACGAGGCGTTGGATAGTGACGTCGATGCACCTGAAGAAGTAGAGGAAGAGCACGAAGAGTAA
- a CDS encoding TetR/AcrR family transcriptional regulator has translation MQHSAPENNQKVLGELMAAGLLTDPATPRGRLLQASAHLFSSKGFERTTVRDLAAAVGIQSGSIFHHFRSKDDILRAVMEETIHRNTALMRMAIEGLEDPRERLLALIRCELQSIMGGTGEAMSVLVYEWRSLSEEGQLLILGLRDIYEGVWLDVLQQAYETGLVTVEPFVLRRLLTGALSWTITWFNPQGQMSLDDLAEKALEMLTCSANKHPI, from the coding sequence ATGCAGCACAGCGCCCCTGAAAATAACCAAAAAGTACTTGGCGAGCTGATGGCCGCGGGGCTGTTGACCGACCCGGCTACGCCGCGTGGCCGGTTACTGCAAGCCTCCGCACATCTGTTCAGCAGCAAGGGCTTTGAGCGCACAACGGTGCGTGATCTGGCCGCGGCGGTTGGCATTCAGTCGGGCAGCATCTTTCATCACTTTAGAAGTAAAGACGACATTCTGCGGGCGGTGATGGAGGAAACCATTCACCGAAATACTGCGCTGATGCGCATGGCAATCGAAGGTCTGGAAGATCCGAGGGAACGCCTGCTGGCGCTGATTCGCTGCGAGCTGCAATCGATCATGGGTGGTACCGGGGAGGCCATGTCGGTCCTGGTCTATGAATGGCGTTCGTTATCCGAAGAAGGTCAGTTACTCATTCTGGGGCTGCGTGATATCTATGAAGGCGTCTGGCTGGATGTGCTGCAGCAGGCTTATGAAACAGGTCTGGTAACGGTGGAACCTTTTGTCCTACGCCGTCTGCTGACTGGCGCATTATCCTGGACCATCACCTGGTTCAACCCTCAAGGGCAGATGAGCCTGGACGATTTGGCCGAAAAGGCCTTGGAAATGCTGACCTGTTCCGCGAATAAGCATCCGATTTAG
- a CDS encoding acyclic terpene utilization AtuA family protein yields the protein MNKAVRIGCASAFWGDTSTAAAQLVNGAQLDYLVFDYLAEITMSIMAGAQMKNIDAGYATDFVEVLEPLLPQLATGGIRVISNAGGINPQGCANALQAACQRAGVNLNIAVLLGDDLRPQLPTLKSQGLKDMFSDEPLPAICVSANAYLGAPGIVTALQQDADIVITGRIVDSALVSAPLVHEFGWAWNDYDRLAQAALAGHLIECGAQCTGGNFTDWQQVPDFEHIGFPIAEIDQTGRILISKPDASGGLISPLTVGEQLLYEIGDPGNYLLPDVICDFTAVKLRQVAENLVEVTGAQGRAPTDQYKVSATWPDGFKCTASCLMAGVEAVAKAERVSQAIINRTREMFSQRGWEDYRRVDIELLGSEATYGPQARRGDTREVVIKMAVSHTNKQALVLFSREIAQAATGMAPGLTGIVGGRPTVYPMIRLFSFLIDKADCELSVQLNGQTSPVGLPDLAAVSTGPVSTATGPAPPLKETAKLMQVPLMQLAVARSGDKGNHSNIGVMARRAEYLPWIAAALSEQAVAEWMAHVLDPQRGRVTRWYLPGCHSLNFLLENSLGGGGVASLRIDPQGKAFAQQLLEIPISIPPDLLQQHA from the coding sequence ATGAATAAAGCTGTACGCATAGGCTGTGCCAGTGCCTTCTGGGGTGATACATCTACTGCGGCAGCCCAGTTGGTCAATGGCGCGCAGCTGGATTATCTGGTGTTTGACTACCTGGCCGAGATCACCATGTCGATCATGGCCGGCGCCCAGATGAAAAACATAGACGCCGGCTATGCCACCGACTTTGTCGAGGTGCTCGAGCCGCTGCTGCCGCAACTGGCCACAGGCGGCATCAGGGTCATCAGCAATGCCGGTGGCATCAATCCCCAAGGCTGCGCAAACGCGCTCCAAGCGGCCTGCCAACGCGCAGGTGTAAACCTGAATATCGCCGTGCTGCTGGGGGACGATCTGCGCCCTCAGCTTCCCACGCTGAAAAGCCAGGGCCTGAAAGACATGTTCAGTGACGAGCCCCTCCCCGCTATATGCGTTTCCGCTAATGCCTATCTGGGCGCACCCGGGATTGTCACCGCTCTGCAGCAGGACGCCGATATTGTCATCACCGGCCGTATCGTGGACAGCGCACTGGTCAGCGCGCCGCTGGTGCATGAGTTCGGCTGGGCCTGGAACGATTACGATCGCCTCGCCCAGGCGGCACTGGCAGGCCATTTGATCGAGTGTGGCGCGCAATGCACTGGCGGCAACTTTACCGACTGGCAGCAAGTACCCGACTTTGAGCACATCGGTTTTCCCATTGCTGAGATAGACCAGACTGGGCGCATATTGATCAGCAAGCCCGACGCCAGTGGCGGGCTGATCAGTCCACTGACGGTAGGCGAGCAGTTGCTGTATGAAATCGGCGATCCGGGTAACTATCTGCTGCCTGATGTCATCTGCGATTTCACCGCGGTCAAGCTCAGGCAAGTCGCGGAAAATCTGGTTGAAGTCACTGGAGCCCAGGGCCGCGCGCCCACCGACCAGTACAAAGTCAGCGCTACCTGGCCTGATGGTTTCAAGTGCACAGCGAGTTGCCTGATGGCCGGGGTAGAAGCCGTGGCCAAGGCGGAACGCGTCAGTCAGGCGATTATCAACAGAACCCGAGAGATGTTTAGCCAACGTGGCTGGGAAGATTACCGCCGGGTGGATATCGAGCTACTCGGCAGCGAGGCTACCTACGGCCCCCAAGCGCGCCGGGGCGACACTCGGGAGGTGGTGATCAAGATGGCGGTCAGCCATACCAACAAGCAGGCGTTGGTGCTGTTCTCCCGAGAGATCGCCCAGGCCGCGACCGGCATGGCACCGGGCTTGACCGGCATCGTCGGCGGCCGACCGACGGTATACCCGATGATTCGACTGTTCTCTTTTCTCATCGACAAAGCCGATTGCGAACTCAGCGTGCAATTGAATGGGCAGACCTCGCCGGTGGGGCTGCCTGACCTGGCAGCCGTCTCAACCGGGCCGGTATCGACCGCAACGGGACCCGCACCACCCCTCAAGGAAACCGCCAAGCTGATGCAGGTGCCCTTGATGCAGCTGGCCGTCGCTCGCTCCGGCGACAAAGGCAACCACAGCAATATCGGCGTCATGGCCCGGCGAGCGGAGTATTTGCCCTGGATCGCAGCGGCTCTGAGCGAGCAGGCAGTCGCCGAGTGGATGGCCCATGTACTGGACCCGCAGCGCGGTCGGGTAACCCGCTGGTATCTACCCGGCTGCCACAGCCTGAATTTTCTGCTGGAAAACAGCCTGGGCGGCGGCGGCGTGGCGAGCTTGCGCATCGATCCGCAGGGCAAGGCTTTCGCCCAGCAGCTGCTGGAAATCCCGATCAGCATTCCGCCCGACTTACTTCAACAACACGCTTGA
- a CDS encoding SDR family oxidoreductase, translating into MSYSSIFKPDLFRNQTIVVTGGGSGIGRCTAHELASLGAHVVLVGRQPEKLENTCAEIIEDGGRASWQRCDIREEESVRQLVTTLVQEHGAIHGLVNNAGGQFPSPLAAISQKGFETVMRTNLVGGFLVAREVFNQSMCKTGGRIVNMLADMWGGMPGMGHSGAARAGMDNFTKTAAFEWAHAGVTVNAVAPGWIASSGMDTYDGAMKAIIPRLKDGVPLKRLGTEAEVAAAIVFLLSPAAAFINGASLRIDGGASLGNAVWPLPAAKNNAPFDGFHRAVTPDVLKEGD; encoded by the coding sequence ATGAGCTACAGCAGCATCTTCAAGCCCGACTTATTTCGAAATCAGACCATCGTAGTCACAGGCGGCGGTAGCGGGATCGGTCGCTGCACCGCCCACGAGCTGGCCTCGCTGGGCGCCCACGTGGTGCTGGTAGGTCGGCAGCCGGAGAAACTGGAAAACACCTGCGCCGAAATCATTGAAGACGGCGGGCGGGCATCCTGGCAGCGCTGTGACATCCGCGAGGAGGAATCCGTGCGCCAGTTAGTCACGACCCTGGTGCAAGAACACGGCGCGATTCATGGACTGGTCAATAACGCTGGCGGACAGTTCCCCTCGCCTTTAGCGGCGATCAGCCAGAAGGGCTTCGAGACCGTCATGCGGACCAATCTGGTCGGCGGCTTTCTGGTCGCCCGCGAGGTGTTCAATCAGAGTATGTGCAAAACCGGCGGGCGTATCGTCAATATGCTCGCCGATATGTGGGGCGGTATGCCGGGCATGGGCCACTCGGGCGCAGCACGCGCCGGTATGGACAACTTCACCAAGACCGCTGCTTTTGAATGGGCGCATGCCGGGGTGACGGTCAACGCCGTCGCACCGGGATGGATCGCCTCCAGCGGCATGGACACCTACGACGGCGCCATGAAGGCAATCATCCCGCGCCTGAAAGACGGCGTGCCGCTCAAGCGGCTGGGCACTGAAGCAGAGGTGGCGGCGGCAATTGTCTTTCTGCTCTCCCCGGCAGCCGCCTTTATCAATGGCGCGAGCCTGCGCATTGATGGCGGTGCCAGCCTGGGCAACGCGGTATGGCCGCTGCCGGCAGCAAAAAACAATGCGCCTTTCGATGGTTTCCACCGCGCAGTGACCCCCGACGTGCTTAAAGAGGGTGACTGA
- the atuC gene encoding geranyl-CoA carboxylase subunit beta: protein MPILESQINPSDSDFAANREAMLAAIDSFRSVEQQVLDKAQQAKARFEQRGQLLPRERLGLLLDPGAPFIELCALAGYKLHDDKDGTLAGGGLIAGIGYVSAVRCLVIANNSAIKGGTISPSGLKKSLRLQQIAAENKLPVITLAESGGANLSYAAEIFVEGARAFANQARLSAAGIPQITVVHGSSTAGGAYQPGLSDYVVVVRGKARMFLAGPPLLKAATGEIATEEQLGGAQMHAEVAGTAEYLAEDDADGVRLARDILASLPWNERLPQAVAQPWEPPLHDAEELLGVVPADPKTPYDVREIIARIADASAFLPFKNEFDSQTVCGHLSIYGHRCALIGNNGPITPQGAAKAAQFIQLCDQSNTPLLFLHNTTGFMVGTEAERQGVIKHGSKMIQAVANARVPKLTLVVGGSYGAGNYAMCGRGLDPRFIFAWPNSRTAVMGGAQAGKVLRIVTEGKHARDGKTADPAMLDMLEQATAQKLDSQSSALYGTASLWDDGLIDPRDTRTLFGLLLDICAEAAARPLSPNTFGVARL from the coding sequence ATGCCCATTCTTGAATCGCAAATCAATCCGTCTGACAGTGATTTTGCTGCCAACCGCGAGGCCATGCTTGCCGCCATCGACAGCTTTCGCAGCGTCGAGCAGCAGGTGCTGGACAAGGCCCAGCAGGCCAAGGCGCGCTTTGAACAACGCGGTCAGTTATTGCCACGTGAACGTCTCGGCCTGCTGCTGGACCCCGGCGCCCCCTTTATAGAACTCTGCGCGCTGGCCGGCTACAAGCTGCATGACGACAAGGACGGCACGCTGGCCGGCGGCGGGCTGATCGCCGGCATCGGCTACGTATCAGCGGTGCGCTGCCTGGTGATTGCCAACAACAGCGCGATCAAGGGCGGCACCATTTCCCCCAGCGGGCTGAAAAAATCCCTGCGCCTGCAGCAGATCGCCGCGGAGAACAAATTGCCGGTGATTACGCTTGCGGAAAGCGGTGGCGCCAATCTGAGTTACGCGGCGGAGATCTTCGTCGAAGGCGCGCGGGCCTTTGCCAACCAGGCTCGGCTGTCCGCTGCCGGTATTCCGCAGATCACTGTGGTGCATGGCTCCAGCACCGCCGGCGGTGCTTACCAGCCAGGGCTGTCGGATTATGTGGTGGTGGTACGCGGCAAGGCGCGGATGTTCCTCGCCGGCCCGCCGCTACTCAAGGCCGCGACCGGCGAGATCGCCACTGAGGAACAACTCGGCGGTGCGCAGATGCACGCTGAGGTCGCCGGCACCGCAGAATATCTGGCCGAGGATGACGCCGACGGTGTGCGCCTGGCCCGCGATATTCTCGCCAGCCTGCCGTGGAATGAACGCTTACCGCAGGCTGTCGCCCAGCCTTGGGAGCCGCCATTGCATGACGCCGAAGAGCTGCTAGGCGTCGTGCCGGCCGATCCGAAAACACCCTATGACGTGCGCGAGATTATCGCCCGCATCGCCGATGCGTCGGCCTTTCTGCCGTTCAAGAACGAGTTCGACAGTCAAACCGTTTGCGGCCATTTGAGTATCTACGGTCACCGCTGCGCGCTGATCGGCAACAACGGCCCGATCACGCCCCAGGGTGCAGCCAAGGCCGCGCAATTTATTCAGCTATGTGACCAGAGCAATACCCCGCTGCTGTTTTTGCATAACACCACCGGTTTTATGGTCGGCACCGAGGCCGAGCGCCAGGGTGTGATCAAACATGGGTCGAAGATGATCCAGGCGGTGGCTAACGCCCGCGTGCCCAAGCTGACGCTGGTGGTCGGCGGCTCCTACGGTGCGGGCAACTATGCGATGTGTGGCCGCGGCCTGGATCCACGCTTTATCTTCGCCTGGCCCAACAGCCGCACCGCGGTGATGGGCGGCGCGCAGGCCGGCAAAGTCCTGCGCATCGTTACCGAAGGCAAACACGCCCGCGACGGCAAGACTGCCGATCCGGCGATGCTGGATATGCTTGAGCAGGCCACCGCGCAGAAGCTCGACAGCCAATCCAGCGCACTCTATGGCACCGCCAGCCTCTGGGACGATGGCCTGATCGACCCACGCGACACCCGTACGCTGTTCGGCCTGCTGCTGGATATCTGCGCTGAAGCGGCGGCCCGGCCGCTGTCCCCCAACACCTTTGGCGTTGCCCGCCTGTAA
- the atuD gene encoding citronellyl-CoA dehydrogenase, with protein sequence MLFTEEHNALRRTVRQFIDREINPHVDDWEAAGTFPMHELFRKAGDLGLLGISKPEAYGGMGLDYSYSIVAAEEFGTIHCGGVPMAIGVQTDMCTPALARFGSDALREEFLRPAISGEWVGCIGVSETGGGSDVASIRTTARKDGDDYVINGSKMWITNSPSADFICLLANTSDGKPHSNKSLIMVPMNTPGISLSQPLDKLGMRSSETAQVFFDSVRVPQRYLLGQEGAGFMMQMVQFQEERLFGAANILKGLEHCISSTIAYCKERQTFGQPLINNQVIHFRLAELQTEIECLRALVYQATEQYVAGKDVTQLASMAKLKAGRLGREVTDACLQYWGGMGYMWDNPVARAYRDVRLVSIGGGADEIMLGIICKLMGTLPGKRPASPTQREGTQ encoded by the coding sequence ATGCTGTTTACCGAAGAACATAACGCCCTGCGCCGCACAGTCAGGCAGTTTATCGACAGGGAGATCAATCCCCATGTAGATGACTGGGAGGCGGCCGGCACTTTCCCCATGCATGAGCTTTTCCGCAAGGCTGGTGATCTCGGCCTGCTGGGTATCTCCAAACCTGAAGCCTATGGCGGCATGGGGCTGGATTACAGCTATTCGATCGTTGCCGCAGAAGAATTCGGCACCATTCATTGCGGTGGCGTGCCCATGGCCATCGGCGTGCAGACGGACATGTGCACCCCGGCCCTTGCGCGCTTTGGCTCGGATGCGCTACGCGAAGAGTTTTTGCGCCCGGCCATCAGCGGTGAATGGGTCGGCTGCATCGGTGTGTCGGAAACCGGCGGCGGGTCGGATGTTGCGAGCATCCGTACCACAGCGCGCAAGGACGGCGATGATTATGTGATCAACGGCAGCAAGATGTGGATTACCAACTCGCCCTCGGCGGACTTCATCTGTCTGCTGGCCAATACCTCCGACGGCAAGCCGCACAGCAACAAGTCGCTGATCATGGTGCCTATGAACACCCCCGGCATCAGCCTGAGCCAGCCACTGGATAAACTCGGCATGCGCAGCTCGGAAACCGCGCAGGTCTTTTTCGACAGCGTGCGCGTGCCCCAGCGCTACCTGCTCGGCCAGGAAGGCGCCGGTTTCATGATGCAGATGGTGCAATTCCAGGAAGAGCGTTTGTTCGGCGCAGCGAATATCCTCAAAGGCCTGGAGCATTGCATCAGCAGCACCATCGCCTATTGCAAGGAACGCCAGACCTTCGGCCAGCCGCTGATCAACAACCAGGTGATTCACTTCCGCCTGGCGGAATTGCAAACCGAGATCGAATGCCTGCGCGCGTTGGTCTACCAGGCCACCGAGCAATACGTGGCCGGCAAGGACGTCACCCAACTGGCCTCAATGGCCAAGCTCAAGGCCGGCAGGCTCGGCCGTGAAGTGACCGACGCCTGCCTGCAGTACTGGGGCGGCATGGGTTATATGTGGGACAACCCGGTCGCCCGCGCCTATCGCGACGTGCGCCTGGTCTCCATCGGCGGTGGTGCCGATGAAATCATGCTCGGCATCATCTGCAAGCTGATGGGCACCCTGCCCGGCAAACGGCCAGCCTCACCCACCCAGCGTGAGGGCACCCAGTGA
- a CDS encoding enoyl-CoA hydratase/isomerase family protein, which produces MMTYPACQTLLLDQQPGVLQITLNRPDSRNAMNLTMLEELIDTLTIAANDEQLRAIVLRGAGGHFCAGGDIKDMANARATGQNAYRELNRHFGRLLELAERQPQVVLVVLEGTVLGGGLGLACIADIALCLEDARFGLPETSLGVIPAQIAPFVVKRIGLTQARRLALTAARFNGDEALRLGLVHHSENNSEDLQMQLDSYLQQIRQCAPQANARTKHLLLACGEQSMHSLLDQAAEAFAESVTGAEGAEGTQAFVQKRPPSWAE; this is translated from the coding sequence GTGATGACCTACCCTGCCTGCCAGACGTTACTGCTGGACCAGCAGCCCGGCGTGCTGCAAATCACCCTGAATCGGCCAGACAGCCGCAACGCCATGAACCTGACGATGCTTGAAGAGTTGATCGATACCCTGACCATCGCCGCCAATGACGAGCAGCTACGGGCCATCGTTCTGCGCGGCGCCGGTGGTCATTTCTGTGCCGGCGGCGACATAAAGGACATGGCCAACGCCAGAGCCACTGGCCAGAACGCCTACCGCGAACTGAACAGGCACTTCGGCCGTCTGCTGGAGCTGGCCGAGCGACAGCCGCAAGTGGTGCTGGTGGTGCTGGAAGGTACGGTGCTGGGCGGTGGCCTGGGTCTGGCCTGCATAGCGGATATTGCCTTGTGCCTGGAGGATGCCCGCTTCGGTCTGCCAGAAACCAGCCTGGGTGTCATTCCTGCGCAGATCGCACCCTTCGTGGTCAAGCGCATCGGCCTGACCCAGGCCCGTCGCCTGGCGCTGACCGCCGCCCGCTTCAATGGCGACGAAGCGCTACGTCTGGGATTGGTGCACCACAGTGAGAACAATAGCGAGGACTTGCAAATGCAGCTCGACAGCTATCTGCAGCAGATCCGCCAATGCGCACCCCAGGCCAATGCCCGTACCAAACACCTGTTACTGGCCTGCGGCGAGCAGTCGATGCACAGCCTGCTCGACCAGGCAGCCGAGGCCTTTGCCGAGTCCGTCACCGGAGCCGAAGGCGCCGAGGGCACCCAGGCATTTGTGCAGAAAAGACCGCCCAGCTGGGCTGAATAA